CCCGTGCCCGAGCTGGGGGAGAGCCTAAAAGAGGCCCTCCTACGCCCCCATCGGGCTTACCTCAAGGAGTTCCTAACCCTTAGGGAAGCCGGGGTGAGGATCCACGCCATCGCCCACATCACCGGGGGTGGCCTCCCGGAAAACCTCCCCCGGGCTCTTCCCCAGGGCCTGGGGGCAGAGATCCAAAGGGGAAGCTGGCCCATCCCCCCCATCTTCCCCTACCTCCAACGCCTGGGAAACATCCCGGAAGAGGAGATGTACCGGGTCTTCAACATGGGCCTTGGACTTATCCTGGTCCTGCCGGAAGAGGAAGCCCAGAGGGCTCAGGAGCGGGTGGAAAGCTTCCCCGTGGGACGGGTGGTGGCAGGCTCCGGGGTTCGGCTGGTATGAAAGAGCTCTGGCTCATCCGCCACGGGGAAACCGAGTGGAACGTCCACAAGCGGTTCCAGGGCCACCTGGACGTACCCCTCTCCCCCACGGGGATCGGCCAGGCCTTCCGCCTGGCCCAGCGCCTTTCCCGAAGCCAGCTTCCCTTCCACGGGCTTTACGCCTCCGACCTCCGCCGGGCCCGGGAGACCGCCGAGCCCCTGGCGGCGGTGTTGGGCCTTACCTTGGAAGCCACCCCCCTTTTGCGGGAAATCGACGTGGGCGACCTGGCCGGGCTAAGCCGGGAGGAAGCCGAGGCCCGTTACCCCGATTTCATCCGGGCCGCCCAAAGGGATCCCTGGCATACGCCCCGCC
This region of Thermus neutrinimicus genomic DNA includes:
- a CDS encoding histidine phosphatase family protein, with translation MKELWLIRHGETEWNVHKRFQGHLDVPLSPTGIGQAFRLAQRLSRSQLPFHGLYASDLRRARETAEPLAAVLGLTLEATPLLREIDVGDLAGLSREEAEARYPDFIRAAQRDPWHTPRPGGESMADLARRLEAFLERLPPGRHLLVTHGGVIRAALKMALDLEGDAWRRFHIPNTSITRILLPEREVLTVSDSAHLETWADWLSDESVQ